ACACCATCCGTGGAAACAACAAGTCACGAGGAAGCGGCACGCAACAATCGCGCGATCAATTTCATACCTTAGGTTGACCATTTTGGATAACGGACAGCTGGTAAGATGTTATATCTCACAGCAGACAAATTCCCAGTCTGTACGTAGCCGTTGTTTTCCACGGTGCAGAATCCGCGCTTACCATGAACAGTCGTGCCATTTGGTGTTATTGGGTGTGTCCCGCGTTGTTTTATCTTGTCCTTGGATGCTTGAGGCGTTTTTCTAACGACTGAACAGATTCTACCGATACCTCTGGTACATCATCCGTCTTCTAGCTAGGGCAACATACCGTCCCATTCCATTACCCGAAAACCCCACCTATGTTGCACATGAAGATGTAACAATCATCGTCCCCACCATTGACGCCGGTGAAGAGTTTAAGGGTAAGTTTATATCATCAAACACCGCTCTATAAGTCTCACTCTCGTCCAGATGCTGCCAAGTCATGGCTTGCTGGTAACCCCAAGGAAATCATCATTGTTACCGAAGCCAAGATGGAAGGCCCCCTGCAAGACCTTGCAAACCAAGTCGATCCCGAGCGTATCCGTGTCCTTACCGTCCCTGCCGCCAACAAACGTCTCCAAATGTCCCACGGCATTCGTAACACCACCACAGATATCATTGTCTTTGCCGATGACGATGCTATCTGGCCGGAGACTTTGTTGCCCTATGTTCTTGCTTGTTTCGAGGATCAGCAAATTGGAGGCGTTGGGACAAGTCAGCGAGTTAAGGCAGTCAATTCACGGATGACTGTTTGGGAAGTCCTTGCCGCGTTTCGATTGACCATTCGAAACATTGAGATTGCCTCTTCTACACACATTGACGGTGGTATCCCATGTCTTTCTGGCCGAACGGCTGCCTACCGTActatcatcctcaaagaTCCCGATTTCCTCCACGGTTTCACCAATGACTTCTGGCTTGGCAAATACCACCTTAACTCTGGCGATGACAAGTTCCTCACTCGATGGATGGTGTCTCACGGCTGGAACACCTACGTCCAAGTCTGCAAAGAAGCTGAACTGCTTTCTACTATGAAGCCCAATTGGCGTTTCCTTTTGCAAGTCCTGAGATGGACTCGGAACACTTGGCGATCCGATTTCCGATCAATCTTCACTGAGCGATATGTCTGGACAAAGCACCCCTATGTTGCCTACACTATGATTGACAAGTTTATCaaccccctaacccttCTCGTCGGACCTTGTCTGGTCATCTATTTGATCGTCAAGAGTACAAAAGACGTTTTGGACGGTGGCTACCATCTTGCAGCTTGGGATATTGTCGTTTCTGTGAGTGGCTGTCTTCGAAGATTAATCGTAGGATGATTCACGGCTGACAACTCAATAGTATCTCGTCTGGCTGATGTGCACAAGAACGCTCAAGCTCTTACCACATTTGTGGAACAACCCTAAACACATCATCTACGTCCCCGCTTTCATTGCCTTTGGTTACTACTTGTAAGTCGTGTGACGGTCTGTCTTTGAGCGTTGCTGACAGTGTGGCAGTGCGATCATGAAACTGTACGCATTGTTTACTTTGCATGAAACTGGATGGGGTACTCGTGCTGGTATCGGAAATAGTAAGCTGATTGTATGCCTCTTGAGATGTGACGCTAATACTGGTGTGTAGTTACCGAGGCTACTATGGCGGCCGAAAAAGAGAACGAGGCCTCCAATTTTGCACGACAACAACAGCCAGACTTTCAATATCCAGCTGCGCGCAGAAAGGCATGAGTTAATTTGACACGTTTTAACATGACAGCATGACATTCCGAAGATACGACCATATTTGGCATTTAGATTTTGGACGATTTCACGTCCTTTTATCTGACTTTTCAaatccttttcccttcatATACAATACTCGCAGGCAGGATTCCGCGTGGGCGGCTGGTAGGGAGATGCTGGTTCGCGCAGCTATGTACGGACATTTGTTATATACGACATTCCAGTCTTTGTTTTAGTTTCCCTTTGGCTTGGCCCGGAGGACATGCATTTTATTTTGTACAAGCTTCTTTGATAGCAGGAAGATAATATGCATGTATTTATTTCAGGTTTAATTCCATGCTCTACTCTGGGCCTGGCCATCGAGATACCATGTCCATGATTCCAGCATACCTCTCTCTTTCGCTTTCTACAAGAGCCTCTTCTTTAgcatcgtcttcatcacgcgcccttcttccattctgCTTGAGGGACAAGCCTACTACCACATGTCTTCTCATCTGACCGCTAGTTTGCAATGCCCACCAGACAAGAGTTGCTATTTGAGAAACATACAGCTCATGCAAAGTTTGCTGGGGTGGTGAGCCTAGAAGGGGTGTGAGACATGCTGAATGGGGGggcggaggaagaataGAGAGAATGTGTAGATTTGAAGGATGACCATTGGACTGTAAAGGCAcagttggaggaggaagaggtatTTGTTGTGGGAGGGAAGCTTGGGTCTTTTGTGCACGGAATCAGCACTAATCACTGGAcgaaaatggagaaactTACAAGGCATCCTACTTTGCCATTCTGAGTGACAATGGCCAATATTCGATCGTCGAATGTCTGGATGAGAAGCTCTGTCTCAACTTCACATATGGATTGGCGGAGCTGATATGACTGGATAGGAGGAGAGGGTTGGCTTTTGGTGGTAGAGAGAGGCAGGGCGGTATATGAGTCTTCGAGCAGAGACGACATTTCGGGGGAATCA
This Cryptococcus neoformans var. neoformans JEC21 chromosome 9 sequence DNA region includes the following protein-coding sequences:
- a CDS encoding polysaccharide synthase, putative; the protein is MLYLTADKFPVFVPFGVIGFYRYLWYIIRLLARATYRPIPLPENPTYVAHEDVTIIVPTIDAGEEFKDAAKSWLAGNPKEIIIVTEAKMEGPLQDLANQVDPERIRVLTVPAANKRLQMSHGIRNTTTDIIVFADDDAIWPETLLPYVLACFEDQQIGGVGTSQRVKAVNSRMTVWEVLAAFRLTIRNIEIASSTHIDGGIPCLSGRTAAYRTIILKDPDFLHGFTNDFWLGKYHLNSGDDKFLTRWMVSHGWNTYVQVCKEAELLSTMKPNWRFLLQVLRWTRNTWRSDFRSIFTERYVWTKHPYVAYTMIDKFINPLTLLVGPCLVIYLIVKSTKDVLDGGYHLAAWDIVVSYLVWLMCTRTLKLLPHLWNNPKHIIYVPAFIAFGYYFAIMKLYALFTLHETGWGTRAGIGNITEATMAAEKENEASNFARQQQPDFQYPAARRKA